A single window of Dethiosulfovibrio salsuginis DNA harbors:
- a CDS encoding YbaB/EbfC family nucleoid-associated protein has protein sequence MKLNNIMKQAQKMQAQMEQIQASLADERVEGNAGGGMVKAVANGQGELISVRISPEVVDPKDVEMLEDLVLAAVGDAIRKGQELAQSKMGQVTGGLGGALGLGL, from the coding sequence ATGAAGTTAAATAACATAATGAAGCAGGCTCAGAAGATGCAGGCCCAGATGGAACAAATTCAGGCATCCTTGGCGGACGAAAGGGTCGAGGGAAACGCCGGTGGTGGTATGGTTAAGGCCGTGGCTAACGGTCAAGGGGAATTGATATCCGTCCGTATATCTCCAGAGGTAGTTGATCCTAAAGACGTCGAGATGTTAGAGGACTTGGTCCTTGCTGCAGTAGGAGACGCTATTCGAAAGGGGCAAGAGTTAGCCCAGAGTAAGATGGGACAGGTTACCGGTGGACTAGGTGGGGCTTTAGGGTTAGGTCTTTAA
- the ispF gene encoding 2-C-methyl-D-erythritol 2,4-cyclodiphosphate synthase encodes MAAGKGTRLGGTPKQFRSLGHKKVWEWSLDLARSLTIDQIVLVLPEDSEDILTGDNSDFFITSGGSTRALSVIKGLEACSSDWVLIHDGARPFASSDLCRSLMDSVSTDEGAIPVLPIDDAVKKINSDGSLDAVNRDSLLATQTPQVFHRLSLLNILKQNADGFRDEAEAWLESGGNIVTVPGEKSNFKITTEEDWNIAQDIVSGPDLRIGLGFDVHPLVPGRPLILGGIEFDSPLGLAGHSDADLICHSIADGILGAAGLPDIGLLFPASDDSYKNADSYALLLKVIAMALDKGWDVQWVDVVLNAQLPRIGNRVQEIKDKLNEAWGKNVYKINLKIKSGEGVGAVGEGLCMTCHASVTAKKISRLRYRRNRL; translated from the coding sequence ATGGCAGCAGGGAAGGGGACTAGACTTGGAGGAACCCCTAAACAGTTTCGTTCTTTAGGTCATAAAAAGGTATGGGAGTGGTCGTTGGATCTCGCTAGATCCCTTACGATCGACCAGATAGTTCTCGTCCTTCCCGAGGACAGCGAAGACATCTTGACTGGCGACAATTCAGATTTTTTTATAACTTCAGGTGGATCTACTAGGGCGCTATCTGTAATAAAAGGGTTAGAGGCGTGTAGTTCCGATTGGGTCTTGATCCACGATGGAGCAAGACCTTTTGCATCATCGGATCTATGTCGGTCGCTGATGGATTCGGTCTCTACTGACGAAGGGGCCATACCTGTATTGCCTATCGACGACGCTGTAAAAAAGATAAACTCCGACGGTTCTCTAGACGCAGTAAATCGAGATTCCCTTTTGGCGACTCAGACCCCTCAGGTTTTTCATAGATTATCCTTGTTAAATATTTTAAAGCAAAATGCAGATGGTTTTAGGGATGAGGCAGAGGCTTGGCTTGAGTCTGGGGGAAATATAGTGACTGTTCCTGGAGAGAAAAGCAATTTTAAGATAACAACTGAAGAAGACTGGAATATAGCTCAAGATATCGTTTCTGGTCCTGATCTAAGGATAGGGCTGGGGTTTGACGTTCATCCACTAGTTCCTGGAAGACCTCTAATTTTAGGAGGGATTGAGTTTGACTCTCCTCTCGGCCTCGCAGGCCATTCGGACGCCGACTTAATCTGTCATTCTATCGCCGACGGTATCCTGGGAGCGGCTGGTTTGCCCGATATAGGTTTACTTTTTCCCGCCAGCGACGACTCTTATAAGAATGCTGACAGCTACGCTCTTTTGCTTAAAGTTATAGCTATGGCTCTCGATAAAGGCTGGGATGTGCAGTGGGTCGATGTTGTCCTAAATGCCCAGCTTCCCAGAATAGGCAATAGGGTTCAAGAGATAAAAGATAAACTGAACGAAGCCTGGGGTAAAAATGTCTATAAAATAAATTTAAAAATTAAATCTGGTGAAGGTGTCGGTGCTGTAGGGGAAGGTCTCTGTATGACCTGTCACGCATCTGTTACGGCAAAAAAAATATCCAGGTTGCGTTACAGGAGAAATCGTCTATAA
- a CDS encoding V-type ATP synthase subunit D: protein MSFSATRDRLLEVSSQIGNVTFGKGLLEKKRDALMRSMEGEKKKFKSIKKEFNLLCSQISTLYGLVRAYDGAEAIQLLGLQRSPLTLFAVKESILGFSYTDFSPKSLDERTKLSMAMDPALVSIYMEELLFFISKCESVLWEYVTLKGKIQAFERELKKTNLKINTLEYSLLPSLIQERRRIMETISERERQERFSIKKLTKKKRRA, encoded by the coding sequence ATGTCCTTCTCCGCCACAAGAGATCGTCTTCTAGAGGTTTCCTCTCAGATAGGGAATGTTACCTTTGGAAAGGGGCTTCTTGAGAAGAAAAGGGATGCTCTTATGAGATCGATGGAGGGAGAGAAGAAAAAATTTAAATCCATCAAGAAAGAATTTAATCTTCTGTGCTCTCAAATCTCCACCCTTTACGGTCTAGTAAGGGCCTACGATGGGGCGGAGGCGATACAGCTCTTAGGGTTACAGCGTTCCCCGTTGACTCTTTTCGCCGTAAAAGAGTCAATTTTAGGATTTAGCTATACGGACTTTTCTCCTAAATCTTTGGATGAGAGGACAAAGCTGTCGATGGCTATGGACCCCGCTTTGGTGTCCATCTACATGGAAGAACTGCTGTTCTTTATCTCTAAATGCGAATCGGTTTTATGGGAATATGTGACCCTAAAAGGCAAAATACAGGCTTTCGAGCGGGAGCTTAAAAAAACCAACTTAAAAATAAATACGTTAGAATATTCGCTGTTGCCTTCCTTGATTCAGGAGAGAAGGCGTATAATGGAAACCATATCGGAACGAGAAAGGCAAGAGCGATTTTCGATAAAAAAACTAACAAAGAAGAAGCGAAGAGCATGA
- a CDS encoding V-type ATP synthase subunit A has product MNNKSSIWGIAGPVVKTIVDFSVLMYEVVYVGPQMLLGEIVRVKGKLVDIQIYETPDGLSVGDTILFSGKLLSVELGPGLLGSVLDGIGRPLRTLGADGDFLERGKLIPSIDHSKKWHFIPMVSSGDRVSPGDVIGVVRECQAIENLITVPPDQNGGILAYIAPEGDYDLDYPVAIYDEINLFMVQRWDVRRARPILERLPLSSPLITGQRVLDTLFPVAQGGAAVLPGGFGTGKTVTQQSVAKWCNADVIVYIGCGERGNEMTEVLEEFPSLKDPYRDAPLMERMVLIANTSNMPVAAREASVYLGMTVAEYYRDMGLSVAVMADSTSRWAEALREIGGRLEEMPGEEGYPAYLGTRLAEYYERAGRASVLGKPNREGAITVINAVSPAGGDFSEPVTQASLRLSGTFWALDKSLAHQRHFPSINWNQSYSLYDKELEAFFCEVSPDWHTLRSFLKEKLSSEKALKSLVQLVGRDGLSERDKWTLAFVDIIKAVYLQQNAFDPADASCSIKNQEALMSCLRDLDRVVLDAISSGLSCDFVYDRPIIRDLLSLRGLTPNDLRQSFVLWLDSLKEDIKSSTVVISDETV; this is encoded by the coding sequence ATGAACAATAAGTCCAGTATATGGGGTATAGCCGGTCCCGTTGTAAAGACTATAGTAGATTTTTCCGTGTTGATGTATGAAGTTGTTTACGTAGGTCCTCAGATGCTTCTAGGGGAGATAGTCAGGGTCAAAGGCAAGCTTGTGGACATACAGATTTACGAGACCCCTGATGGTCTTTCCGTCGGGGACACTATATTGTTTTCGGGAAAGCTCTTGTCTGTAGAGCTTGGTCCTGGACTCCTTGGTTCCGTCCTCGACGGAATAGGACGACCTTTAAGGACCTTAGGCGCTGATGGAGATTTTTTGGAAAGAGGTAAATTAATTCCCTCTATAGATCATAGCAAAAAGTGGCATTTTATACCTATGGTATCATCCGGCGATAGGGTTTCTCCGGGGGATGTTATCGGAGTGGTTAGAGAATGTCAGGCGATTGAGAATTTAATAACTGTGCCACCTGACCAAAACGGTGGAATTCTGGCCTATATAGCTCCTGAAGGGGACTACGATCTGGATTATCCTGTCGCTATATACGATGAGATAAACCTTTTTATGGTTCAAAGATGGGATGTCCGAAGGGCTCGTCCTATACTGGAAAGACTCCCTTTGTCCAGTCCTTTGATAACCGGACAGAGAGTTCTGGATACCCTCTTTCCCGTCGCTCAAGGAGGGGCGGCGGTTTTGCCTGGAGGATTCGGAACCGGTAAGACCGTTACCCAACAATCGGTAGCTAAGTGGTGCAACGCAGACGTTATAGTCTATATAGGTTGTGGCGAAAGAGGAAACGAGATGACCGAGGTCCTGGAGGAGTTTCCATCCTTGAAGGATCCTTACAGAGACGCTCCTCTTATGGAGAGAATGGTCCTTATCGCAAATACCTCTAATATGCCTGTTGCTGCGCGAGAGGCCAGCGTCTATCTTGGTATGACGGTGGCTGAATATTACCGAGATATGGGGTTATCGGTGGCGGTAATGGCGGACTCTACCTCTAGATGGGCGGAGGCTCTCAGAGAGATAGGAGGAAGGCTGGAGGAGATGCCCGGGGAGGAGGGATATCCGGCTTATCTTGGCACTAGGCTCGCTGAATATTACGAGAGAGCTGGCAGGGCCTCGGTTCTGGGAAAACCTAACCGAGAGGGGGCTATAACGGTTATAAACGCTGTTTCTCCGGCGGGAGGTGATTTTTCTGAGCCTGTTACTCAAGCTAGCTTGAGGCTTTCCGGTACCTTTTGGGCTTTGGACAAATCTCTAGCTCATCAAAGACACTTCCCCTCTATCAACTGGAATCAAAGCTACAGCCTTTATGATAAAGAGCTTGAGGCGTTTTTTTGCGAAGTCTCTCCCGATTGGCACACCCTCAGATCTTTTCTAAAGGAAAAACTTTCATCCGAAAAGGCCCTTAAGAGTTTGGTCCAGTTGGTAGGCAGAGATGGCCTATCCGAGAGAGACAAATGGACTCTCGCTTTTGTGGATATAATCAAAGCTGTCTACCTTCAGCAAAACGCTTTCGACCCTGCAGATGCCTCTTGTTCTATAAAAAATCAAGAGGCTCTTATGTCTTGCCTTAGGGATCTCGATAGGGTCGTTTTAGATGCGATATCCTCTGGGCTTAGCTGTGATTTTGTCTACGACAGACCTATTATCAGAGACCTGTTATCCCTTAGAGGTTTAACTCCAAATGATCTTAGACAGAGCTTTGTTTTATGGCTTGATAGCCTAAAGGAAGACATAAAGAGCTCTACGGTGGTGATTTCCGATGAAACTGTATAG
- a CDS encoding V-type ATP synthase subunit B encodes MKLYREGYSKISGMAGPLLFVEGVQNAGYGELVTIEDSKRKRQGQILQIDGDLCVIQLFDGSMGLGTGGTTVWMDRSVFKVPVGSGLIGKVLNGRGQDRSGKELLFYEDRLPVSGLPINPARRSSPQSFIQTGISSIDMMNTLVKGQKLPVFAGPGLPANRLTAQIVKQARSLDKDRQFLVVFAAMGITKREAQFFMDSFEETGALEKGVFFVNLASDSAAERLLTPRMALTVAEYFAFQKGYDVLVVMTDMLHYCNSLREVSAAREEVPGRRGYPGYMYSDLAELYERAGCIEGNSGSITQIPIITMPDDDMTHPVVDLSGYITEGQIVLGRDLTDKGIFPPVDVLPSLSRLMNKGIGRGKTFSYHRAMADQLYASYSKARELVKLRLIVGDEGLTDLEHKYIEFGRLFDDIFIDQGDSDISIESTFDRSWDALKVLPDQELFKLPSDLVSRRAR; translated from the coding sequence ATGAAACTGTATAGGGAGGGCTATTCTAAAATATCTGGAATGGCTGGGCCTCTTCTGTTTGTCGAAGGGGTTCAGAACGCCGGTTATGGGGAATTGGTAACGATAGAGGACAGCAAGCGAAAGCGTCAAGGCCAGATTTTACAGATAGACGGAGATCTCTGCGTTATCCAGCTATTCGATGGATCTATGGGGTTAGGTACTGGAGGAACTACCGTATGGATGGATCGTAGCGTATTTAAAGTACCTGTCGGTAGTGGGCTGATAGGAAAGGTACTGAACGGCAGAGGGCAGGATCGGAGCGGCAAGGAGCTCCTGTTTTACGAAGACAGGCTACCTGTCTCTGGTTTACCTATCAACCCCGCTAGAAGGAGCAGCCCCCAGTCCTTTATACAGACCGGTATATCCTCTATTGATATGATGAATACTTTAGTTAAAGGCCAAAAACTACCTGTTTTCGCCGGACCTGGTCTTCCTGCAAACCGTCTCACCGCTCAGATAGTAAAACAAGCCAGATCGTTAGATAAGGACAGACAGTTTCTCGTGGTGTTTGCCGCTATGGGGATAACCAAAAGGGAGGCCCAGTTTTTTATGGACTCCTTTGAAGAGACCGGTGCCCTGGAAAAGGGGGTTTTCTTCGTAAACCTCGCCAGCGATTCGGCAGCGGAAAGGCTTTTGACGCCTCGAATGGCCCTCACGGTCGCTGAATATTTTGCGTTTCAAAAGGGTTACGATGTCTTGGTGGTTATGACCGATATGCTTCACTACTGTAACTCTCTCAGGGAGGTCAGTGCCGCTCGAGAGGAGGTTCCAGGGAGAAGAGGATATCCTGGATACATGTATTCAGACCTTGCGGAGCTATACGAAAGAGCTGGGTGTATAGAGGGTAATTCGGGAAGCATAACCCAGATTCCGATAATCACCATGCCTGATGACGACATGACCCATCCGGTGGTAGACCTCTCTGGATATATAACCGAGGGGCAGATCGTGCTGGGAAGAGACTTGACGGACAAAGGGATTTTTCCTCCCGTAGATGTATTGCCCAGCCTGAGTCGACTCATGAATAAAGGTATCGGTAGAGGAAAGACCTTTAGCTATCATCGAGCGATGGCCGATCAGCTTTACGCATCGTACTCTAAAGCCAGAGAACTTGTGAAATTAAGGCTCATCGTTGGAGATGAGGGGCTAACCGATCTCGAGCATAAATACATAGAGTTCGGCAGGCTTTTTGACGACATCTTTATCGATCAAGGAGATTCGGATATCTCTATAGAGTCGACTTTTGATCGGTCATGGGACGCGTTGAAAGTCCTTCCAGATCAGGAGCTCTTTAAACTTCCTTCCGATTTGGTCTCTAGGCGGGCAAGGTAA
- the recR gene encoding recombination mediator RecR translates to MSLPVPFERLVALLKKLPGVGEKSARRMAFFSFQAPESYSSDLAGALLSLKKDLFSCEICGNLTDSQPCNICSDPMRDKKVLCIVEVVEDLLSIEQAGIFDGIYHVLGGTVSPLDGTDIPEESLSKLISTIKKNKVEEVIIATNPRIEGDMTYHSVLSSLGEFPDVKKSRLSYGLPVGGSIEFADRVTLHAAMESRVYIK, encoded by the coding sequence GTGTCTCTTCCCGTTCCTTTTGAGCGACTTGTTGCCCTTTTAAAGAAACTTCCAGGAGTTGGAGAGAAGAGCGCCCGCAGGATGGCGTTCTTCTCTTTTCAGGCCCCTGAAAGCTACTCGTCGGATTTGGCTGGAGCTTTGTTGAGCTTAAAAAAAGATCTATTTAGTTGCGAGATATGCGGAAACCTAACGGATTCACAGCCTTGTAATATATGCTCCGACCCTATGAGGGATAAAAAGGTTCTCTGTATAGTCGAGGTGGTAGAGGACCTGCTCAGCATAGAGCAGGCTGGCATTTTTGACGGCATATATCATGTCCTTGGTGGGACGGTTTCCCCGCTTGACGGGACTGATATACCGGAGGAGAGTCTCTCTAAGTTGATATCTACCATCAAAAAAAATAAAGTAGAGGAGGTTATTATAGCCACAAACCCACGGATTGAAGGGGATATGACTTATCATTCGGTTTTGTCCTCTTTAGGGGAGTTTCCTGATGTAAAAAAAAGCAGGCTCTCTTACGGATTGCCTGTCGGCGGTAGCATCGAATTTGCCGACAGAGTAACCCTCCATGCGGCGATGGAATCTCGAGTTTATATAAAATAA
- the guaB gene encoding IMP dehydrogenase: protein MIEKFVSYEGFTFDDVLLEPRYSEILPGDVKVDTWLTPEIKLNIPICSAAMDTVTEGRLAIAVAREGGIGIVHRNTSIEGQVKEVDKVKRSESGVIVDPFFLHPEDNLIQAQELMSHYHISGVPIVDGSNRLVGIITNRDLRFINDYSQPISGVMTSKDLIIAPEGTTLEDAQQILMKHKVEKLPIVDDNGVLKGLITIKDIQKVKDFPDAAKDGNGRLRVGAAVGVSTDVLDRVDALVKASVDVIVVDTAHGHSKKVLDTVDIIRKRHPDLSLIAGNIATADAALALIERGVDAVKVGVGPGSICTTRIIAGIGVPQLAAVINVASVAGPKGVKVIADGGIRYSGDAVKALAAGADCVMIGSLLAGTEESPGEVIIYQGRSYKSYRGMGSLGAMKGGCSKDRYFQEGAKENKLVPEGIEGLAAYKGSASNMIFQMIGGIRSGMGYVGAGDIEELHSNARFVKISSASVKESHPHDVVVTKEAPNYWVD, encoded by the coding sequence ATGATCGAAAAATTTGTTTCTTACGAAGGATTTACCTTTGACGACGTTCTCCTCGAGCCCCGGTACAGCGAGATTCTTCCTGGAGATGTCAAGGTAGATACCTGGCTTACCCCTGAGATAAAGTTGAACATTCCAATCTGTAGTGCCGCTATGGACACGGTCACCGAAGGCAGGTTGGCCATCGCAGTAGCTCGGGAAGGTGGAATTGGCATAGTCCACAGAAACACCTCGATAGAAGGGCAGGTCAAAGAGGTCGATAAGGTTAAGAGATCCGAGTCGGGAGTTATCGTCGATCCTTTCTTCCTGCACCCTGAGGATAATTTGATTCAGGCCCAGGAGCTCATGTCCCATTACCATATATCTGGAGTTCCTATAGTCGACGGTAGCAACAGGCTTGTGGGTATAATAACCAACAGAGATCTGAGGTTCATCAACGATTATAGCCAGCCGATATCGGGGGTTATGACCTCTAAAGACCTTATAATAGCTCCTGAGGGGACTACCCTTGAGGACGCTCAACAGATACTGATGAAACATAAAGTAGAGAAGCTACCTATAGTTGATGATAACGGTGTCTTAAAGGGACTTATCACGATAAAAGACATTCAAAAAGTAAAGGACTTTCCCGATGCAGCCAAAGACGGAAACGGAAGACTGAGAGTCGGCGCTGCTGTAGGTGTGTCTACCGACGTCCTCGATAGGGTAGACGCTCTAGTTAAGGCTTCAGTCGACGTCATCGTGGTGGATACCGCCCATGGTCACTCTAAAAAAGTCCTTGACACTGTGGATATAATAAGAAAAAGGCATCCAGATTTATCCTTGATCGCAGGCAATATAGCTACCGCCGACGCTGCCCTCGCTCTGATAGAGAGAGGCGTAGATGCCGTTAAGGTAGGAGTTGGTCCTGGATCTATATGCACCACAAGGATAATCGCTGGGATAGGAGTCCCACAGCTAGCAGCAGTTATCAACGTCGCCTCCGTCGCAGGACCTAAAGGAGTAAAGGTTATCGCAGACGGGGGAATAAGGTATTCCGGTGATGCTGTTAAAGCCTTGGCAGCGGGCGCGGATTGTGTGATGATAGGATCGCTCCTGGCTGGAACAGAGGAGAGTCCTGGGGAGGTCATTATCTATCAAGGTCGTTCCTACAAGAGCTACCGGGGAATGGGTTCTCTCGGTGCTATGAAAGGCGGATGTAGCAAGGATAGATATTTCCAGGAAGGGGCAAAGGAGAACAAGCTTGTCCCTGAGGGAATTGAAGGTCTTGCTGCCTACAAAGGATCGGCTAGCAACATGATTTTCCAGATGATAGGTGGCATACGCTCCGGTATGGGCTATGTTGGGGCTGGTGATATAGAGGAACTCCATAGTAACGCTAGATTCGTGAAGATTTCCTCCGCATCGGTAAAAGAAAGCCACCCTCATGATGTGGTTGTCACCAAGGAAGCCCCTAATTACTGGGTAGACTGA
- a CDS encoding 23S rRNA (pseudouridine(1915)-N(3))-methyltransferase RlmH — MKIQVLAVGKPKDVFVKKQSESYLQRLGMGLSAGVDFLPDFSRGKGAIKAIELESKSLLKAISPRDHVILLDEKGVSLSSESFSDRLFLQLKETPGKIVFVIGGPFGVGEEVHLRSNEKLSLSSMTMTHEMCLLFLCEQIYRAAMIKQNSPYHHK, encoded by the coding sequence ATGAAAATACAGGTCTTAGCCGTAGGGAAGCCCAAAGATGTGTTTGTTAAAAAGCAATCTGAGTCTTATCTTCAGCGGTTAGGGATGGGCTTATCCGCTGGCGTCGATTTTTTGCCCGATTTCTCGAGAGGCAAAGGGGCCATCAAGGCTATTGAGCTTGAGAGTAAATCCCTTTTGAAGGCTATATCCCCGAGAGACCATGTTATCCTTCTCGACGAAAAGGGTGTCAGTTTGTCCAGCGAAAGTTTTTCCGATCGCTTATTTTTACAGCTGAAAGAAACACCTGGCAAGATTGTTTTCGTTATAGGCGGTCCCTTCGGGGTTGGGGAAGAGGTTCACCTTAGATCAAATGAAAAGCTATCGCTCTCCAGCATGACTATGACCCACGAGATGTGTCTGTTATTTTTGTGCGAGCAAATCTATAGGGCAGCGATGATAAAACAGAATTCTCCCTATCATCATAAATAG
- a CDS encoding PIN/TRAM domain-containing protein: protein MTDGLIKIMRFICRVLLALLGGIAGYQLALSMVPHLSEWIGTERLLSKFILSGVFVFLCGSMGFLIAPVFLRILGLIGTLFEKHLQSTRWQDISAATTGLFIGLILANLVAMPFSGLPVGPYIAVFLNLVIGYVLARLFVQRQHDIRGALSLVIGLRQRLNLKKDRSSSGSDDGMEESPMEFVSGKILDTSVIIDGRILDIARTGFLEGPIILPRFVLAELQAVADSRDPNKRTRGRRGLDVVKSLQKIPHLDISIMEIGLKELDVDLVDNGLIALAKKIDGKILTTDYNLNKVAQIRDIVVLNVNDLSNSLKPSLLPGEVAVVDVIREGKEYHQGVGYLENGTMLVVEDGADYIGHRVEVVVTSMLQTSAGRMVFGKVRKEVDE from the coding sequence ATGACCGATGGACTTATCAAGATAATGAGATTTATATGTCGTGTCTTGCTGGCCCTTCTTGGGGGAATAGCGGGATATCAGCTGGCTCTATCTATGGTTCCACATCTTTCCGAATGGATAGGAACGGAGCGACTCCTGAGCAAATTTATTTTAAGTGGCGTATTTGTGTTTTTATGTGGTTCTATGGGATTTCTTATCGCTCCTGTCTTCTTGAGAATTCTCGGCCTTATCGGAACTTTGTTTGAAAAGCACCTTCAAAGCACCCGTTGGCAGGATATTTCAGCTGCTACGACCGGACTTTTTATCGGCCTTATTCTGGCTAATTTGGTTGCAATGCCTTTCTCTGGCCTTCCCGTTGGCCCCTATATAGCCGTCTTCCTTAACTTAGTGATCGGATACGTTCTGGCTAGGCTTTTCGTTCAGCGTCAGCACGATATAAGAGGTGCTCTCTCCTTGGTGATAGGGCTTAGACAGAGACTTAACCTTAAAAAGGACAGATCCTCCAGTGGGTCGGACGATGGTATGGAGGAATCTCCTATGGAGTTTGTGTCCGGTAAAATTTTAGACACAAGCGTGATTATAGACGGAAGGATCTTGGACATAGCGAGAACCGGTTTCCTCGAGGGCCCTATAATCCTCCCTCGGTTTGTCCTGGCGGAGCTTCAAGCGGTAGCCGATTCGAGGGATCCTAATAAGAGAACTCGAGGTAGAAGAGGCTTGGACGTAGTAAAATCCCTCCAGAAAATACCTCACCTCGACATTTCCATAATGGAAATCGGTTTAAAGGAGCTTGATGTCGATCTGGTCGATAACGGCCTTATCGCTTTGGCTAAAAAAATTGACGGCAAAATACTAACTACAGATTATAACTTAAACAAAGTAGCCCAGATCAGGGATATCGTCGTTCTCAACGTCAACGACCTATCTAATTCCCTAAAGCCCTCGCTTCTGCCTGGAGAGGTGGCTGTTGTAGACGTAATAAGGGAGGGCAAGGAATACCACCAAGGGGTGGGGTATCTGGAAAACGGGACTATGCTTGTCGTAGAGGACGGAGCGGACTATATAGGTCACAGGGTCGAGGTCGTGGTGACCTCTATGCTTCAGACCTCTGCCGGTCGAATGGTTTTTGGAAAGGTCCGAAAGGAAGTCGACGAATGA